In the genome of Neovison vison isolate M4711 chromosome 3, ASM_NN_V1, whole genome shotgun sequence, one region contains:
- the LOC122903477 gene encoding 60S ribosomal protein L32-like, with amino-acid sequence MTLRKASRPNVKKKRNWQRPRGIESVVRGRFKGQSSMPYIGFGTKKKTKYKLPSGIWKFLVHKVKDWSAADMQQISLCSDCSRGLLQELQSRGKSSLETISVTDAAPHCARTGRHDDKSQADAEDDTRGHMSKRSAVEGAGSGETHSAM; translated from the exons ATGACGCTGAGGAAGGCGTCACG ACCGAATGTCAAAAAGAAGCGCAACTGGCAGAGACCCAGAGGCATTGAGAGCGTGGTGCGCGGGAGATTCAAGGGCCAGAGCTCTATGCCCTACATTGGTTTTGGgaccaagaagaaaacaaagtacaAGCTGCCCAGTGGCATCTGGAAGTTCCTAGTGCACAAGGTCAAGGACTGGAGTGCGGCTGATATGCAACAGATCTCCCTGTGCAGTGACTGCTCACGAGGTCTCCTCCAAGAACTGCAGAGCCGTGGAAAGAGCAGCCTGGAGACCATCAGCGTCACCGACGCAGCGCCACACTGCGCA AGGACAGGTCGACATGATGACAAATCACAGGCAGATGCTGAGGATGACACACGTGGTCACATGTCCAAGCGATCAGCAGTGGAGGGTGCAGGATCTGGGGAAACACACTCAGCGATGTGA